The Geobacillus stearothermophilus ATCC 12980 genome contains a region encoding:
- the ilvB gene encoding acetolactate synthase large subunit has translation MAKMNVEEQTKTKMSGSMMLIEALKAEQVEVIFGYPGGAVLPLYDELYKAGVFHVLTRHEQGAIHAAEGYARISGKPGVVIATSGPGATNIVTGLTDAMMDSLPLVVFTGQVATSVIGSDAFQEADVVGITMPITKHNYQVRDISELPKIIKEAFHIATTGRPGPVLIDIPKDITTAEGEFDYDEEVCLPGYQPTTQPNHWQIRRLVEAVSQSKRPVILAGAGVLHADAANELRQYAEQQNIPVVHTLLGLGGFPADHPLFLGMAGMHGTYTANMALYECDLLINIGARFADRVTGNLKYFAPKATVAHIDIDPAEIGKNVPTKIPIVSDAKAALQELIAQQGKPADNAAWLEQLNEWKRRFPLHYEPEAGTIKPQKLIEMIYELTNGEAIVTTDVGQHQMWAAQYYKFNRPNRWVTSGGLGTMGFGLPAAIGAQLADRSATVVSIVGDGGFQMTLQELSVIQELGLPIKIVIVNNQALGMVRQWQELFYEKRYSHSLIPNHPDFVKLAEAYGIPGLRAKTEAEAAEVLKQAFAMDGPVLLDFHVRADENVYPMVSPGKGLHEMVGVKACEE, from the coding sequence ATGGCAAAGATGAACGTGGAGGAGCAGACGAAGACGAAGATGAGCGGGTCGATGATGTTGATCGAAGCGCTGAAGGCGGAGCAAGTCGAAGTCATTTTCGGCTATCCGGGCGGCGCGGTGCTTCCGCTTTACGATGAGCTGTATAAAGCCGGTGTGTTTCACGTCTTGACGCGGCACGAGCAGGGAGCCATTCATGCGGCGGAAGGGTACGCGCGCATTTCGGGAAAACCGGGGGTCGTCATCGCGACATCGGGGCCGGGAGCGACCAACATCGTCACCGGACTGACCGACGCCATGATGGATTCGTTGCCGCTCGTCGTGTTCACTGGGCAAGTAGCGACGAGCGTCATCGGCTCGGACGCCTTTCAGGAAGCCGATGTCGTCGGGATTACGATGCCGATTACGAAACACAACTACCAAGTGCGCGACATCAGTGAGCTGCCGAAAATCATCAAAGAGGCGTTCCACATCGCAACGACTGGACGACCGGGACCGGTGTTGATCGATATTCCGAAAGACATCACAACGGCCGAAGGGGAATTCGATTACGATGAAGAAGTTTGCTTGCCTGGGTATCAGCCGACGACACAGCCGAACCATTGGCAAATCCGCCGTCTTGTCGAGGCGGTCAGCCAGTCGAAGCGGCCGGTCATTTTAGCCGGCGCCGGCGTCTTGCACGCCGACGCGGCAAACGAATTGCGGCAGTACGCCGAGCAGCAAAACATTCCGGTCGTTCATACGCTTCTTGGCCTTGGCGGCTTCCCAGCAGACCATCCGCTTTTCTTGGGGATGGCGGGCATGCACGGGACGTACACGGCGAACATGGCGCTCTATGAGTGCGATTTGCTTATCAACATCGGCGCCCGTTTTGCCGACCGGGTCACTGGCAACTTGAAATACTTCGCGCCAAAGGCGACTGTCGCTCATATCGACATCGACCCGGCGGAAATCGGCAAAAACGTGCCGACCAAAATTCCGATTGTCAGCGACGCCAAAGCGGCGCTGCAGGAACTGATCGCCCAGCAAGGCAAACCGGCTGACAACGCGGCGTGGCTCGAACAGCTCAATGAGTGGAAGCGGCGCTTCCCGCTCCATTACGAGCCGGAAGCCGGGACGATCAAGCCGCAAAAGCTTATCGAAATGATTTACGAATTGACAAATGGCGAAGCGATCGTCACAACGGACGTCGGCCAGCACCAAATGTGGGCGGCGCAATATTACAAGTTCAATCGACCGAACCGGTGGGTGACGTCCGGGGGGCTCGGCACGATGGGCTTTGGGCTTCCGGCAGCGATCGGCGCCCAGCTGGCGGATCGGAGCGCGACCGTCGTTTCCATCGTCGGCGACGGCGGTTTCCAAATGACGCTTCAAGAGCTGTCGGTCATTCAAGAGCTGGGGTTGCCAATTAAAATCGTCATCGTCAACAACCAGGCGCTCGGCATGGTGCGGCAATGGCAGGAGCTGTTTTACGAAAAACGGTACTCCCATTCGCTCATCCCGAATCATCCGGATTTTGTAAAACTCGCTGAAGCATACGGCATACCGGGGCTGCGGGCGAAGACGGAGGCGGAAGCAGCTGAAGTGTTAAAACAAGCGTTTGCGATGGACGGCCCGGTGCTGTTGGATTTCCACGTCCGCGCCGACGAGAACGTGTATCCGATGGTGTCGCCTGGCAAAGGGCTTCATGAAATGGTGGGGGTGAAAGCGTGCGAAGAATGA
- a CDS encoding GerMN domain-containing protein, with protein MGKRTVHRWTAPVLASLLLLGGCGLFGQDEAVKEIDPPQNTSYVKDGQALEEATKGKEGAKEEEKATETVKRELYLIDKNGYVVPQTVELPKTQAVAKQVLEYLVEDGPVSNMLPNGFRAVIPAGTTVLGTKLEKDGTLIADFSPEFKQYKPEDEKRILQAIAWTLTQFDNIKRVKIRINGYDQEVMPVNKTPIQDGVSRADGINMEAGGVPDITNTHPVTVYFVAQQGETTYYVPVTRRVSNQEKDDIAAAVHELIQGPEHGSVLVGVFQPDAKLLDKPKYEDGQVTLNFNEGIFGSNKKNVISDVVLNSLVLSLTEQSGVESVTITVNGKADLVTEDGKPLTKPVARPQNVNTGSF; from the coding sequence ATGGGCAAACGGACGGTTCATAGATGGACGGCGCCGGTGCTCGCTTCGCTTTTGCTGCTCGGCGGCTGCGGCTTGTTTGGCCAAGATGAAGCAGTGAAGGAAATTGATCCGCCGCAAAACACGAGCTATGTAAAAGACGGCCAGGCGCTCGAGGAGGCAACGAAAGGGAAAGAGGGGGCCAAAGAGGAAGAGAAGGCGACCGAGACGGTCAAGCGAGAGCTTTACCTGATTGACAAAAACGGATATGTCGTGCCGCAAACGGTTGAGTTGCCAAAAACGCAGGCTGTTGCGAAACAAGTGCTTGAGTATTTGGTTGAAGACGGACCGGTGTCGAATATGTTGCCGAACGGTTTCCGCGCCGTCATTCCGGCAGGGACAACCGTGCTTGGCACCAAACTTGAAAAAGACGGGACGTTGATCGCCGATTTTTCACCGGAATTCAAGCAATACAAACCGGAAGACGAAAAGCGGATTTTGCAAGCCATTGCGTGGACGTTGACGCAGTTTGACAACATTAAGCGCGTCAAAATCCGCATTAACGGTTATGACCAAGAGGTGATGCCGGTCAATAAAACGCCGATTCAAGACGGGGTGAGCCGCGCCGACGGCATCAACATGGAGGCGGGCGGTGTGCCGGACATTACGAATACGCATCCCGTCACCGTGTATTTTGTTGCCCAACAGGGAGAAACGACGTATTATGTCCCTGTGACAAGACGTGTTTCCAACCAAGAAAAAGATGATATCGCGGCGGCGGTCCATGAACTTATTCAAGGGCCGGAACATGGCAGTGTGCTTGTCGGCGTCTTCCAGCCGGACGCCAAGCTGCTTGACAAGCCAAAATACGAAGATGGCCAAGTCACGCTCAATTTTAACGAAGGCATTTTTGGCAGCAACAAGAAAAATGTGATTTCTGACGTCGTCTTGAACTCGCTTGTGTTGTCGCTCACCGAGCAAAGCGGCGTTGAGAGCGTCACGATTACGGTGAACGGCAAAGCCGATCTTGTTACGGAAGACGGCAAACCGCTCACAAAACCGGTCGCCCGCCCACAAAACGTCAATACCGGGTCGTTTTAA
- the ilvE gene encoding branched-chain-amino-acid transaminase: MGEQWIFLNGEFVTKENAKISVYDHGFLYGDGVFEGIRVYSGNVFRLEEHIDRLYNSAKSILLDIPYTKDEMIGHVLETVRRNGYQDAYIRLVVSRGVGDLGLDPYKCKTPQIVIIVEPLALFPKHLYETGIEVVTVATRRNRSDVLSPKVKSLNYLNNVLVKIEAHLANVSEALILNDQGYVAEGSGDNVFIIKNGVIYTPPGYVGALEGITRQAIMEIAVDLGYTVKEEPFTRHDVYVADEVFLTGTAAEVISVIKVDGRTIGDGTPGPHTKRLLEEFRRRVVVEGVKVYPTNANVS; this comes from the coding sequence GTGGGCGAACAATGGATCTTTTTAAACGGAGAATTTGTGACAAAAGAAAACGCCAAAATTTCCGTGTATGACCATGGATTTTTGTATGGGGACGGCGTATTTGAAGGCATTCGCGTCTACAGCGGCAACGTCTTCCGTCTTGAGGAGCACATAGATCGGCTGTACAATTCGGCCAAGTCAATTTTGCTCGACATTCCATATACGAAGGACGAAATGATCGGCCATGTGCTTGAAACCGTCCGCCGCAACGGCTATCAGGATGCATACATTCGCTTAGTCGTTTCGCGCGGGGTTGGCGATTTGGGCCTTGATCCGTACAAATGCAAAACGCCGCAAATCGTCATTATCGTGGAGCCGCTCGCGCTCTTTCCAAAACATTTATATGAAACCGGCATCGAAGTGGTGACAGTAGCGACGCGCCGCAACCGCTCTGATGTGCTGAGTCCGAAGGTCAAATCGCTCAACTATTTGAACAATGTTCTCGTGAAGATCGAAGCGCATTTGGCCAACGTGAGCGAGGCGCTGATCTTAAACGACCAAGGATATGTGGCCGAAGGTTCCGGCGACAACGTCTTCATCATTAAAAACGGCGTCATTTACACGCCTCCAGGGTATGTCGGGGCGCTGGAAGGCATCACGCGTCAGGCGATTATGGAAATTGCCGTTGATCTCGGCTATACGGTGAAAGAGGAGCCGTTCACCCGCCATGACGTGTATGTGGCAGATGAAGTGTTTTTAACCGGGACGGCAGCCGAAGTCATTTCCGTCATTAAAGTCGATGGCCGGACGATCGGCGACGGGACGCCGGGTCCGCATACGAAGCGGCTGCTTGAAGAATTCCGCCGCCGCGTAGTCGTCGAAGGAGTAAAGGTGTATCCGACGAACGCCAATGTCAGTTGA
- the rph gene encoding ribonuclease PH, with the protein MRADGRHNRELRPVHIQPHYVKHAEGSVLIEIGDTKVICTATVEEKVPPFMRGGGKGWITAEYGMLPRATEQRNAREASKGKVSGRTMEIQRLIGRALRSVVELERLGERTVWIDCDVIQADGGTRTASITGGYVALVLALSKFVDEGKLEALPIRDFLAATSVGIDPEHGVVLDLNYDEDARAKVDMNVVMTGSGQFVEIQGTGEEATFSRAELDELLEAAHIGIEQLIAVQRRVLGDWAARIGTKQEAKQEEGTE; encoded by the coding sequence ATGAGAGCAGACGGACGACATAACCGTGAGCTGCGCCCTGTACATATACAGCCGCATTATGTGAAACATGCCGAAGGGTCCGTGTTGATTGAAATCGGCGACACGAAAGTGATTTGCACGGCGACGGTGGAAGAAAAAGTGCCGCCGTTTATGCGCGGCGGCGGAAAAGGATGGATCACCGCCGAATATGGGATGTTGCCGCGGGCGACAGAGCAGCGGAATGCGAGGGAGGCAAGCAAAGGGAAAGTGTCGGGGAGGACGATGGAAATTCAACGCCTGATCGGCCGCGCGCTCCGCTCGGTCGTTGAATTGGAGCGGCTTGGCGAACGAACGGTTTGGATCGATTGCGACGTCATTCAGGCGGACGGCGGAACGCGCACCGCCTCGATCACCGGCGGCTACGTGGCGCTCGTGCTGGCGCTTTCCAAGTTCGTTGACGAAGGGAAGCTCGAGGCGCTTCCAATCCGCGATTTTCTTGCCGCTACGTCCGTTGGCATCGATCCGGAGCATGGCGTTGTGCTCGATTTGAATTACGATGAAGACGCGCGGGCAAAAGTCGATATGAACGTCGTCATGACCGGATCCGGCCAGTTTGTTGAAATTCAAGGGACCGGGGAAGAAGCGACTTTTTCTCGCGCCGAGCTCGATGAATTGCTTGAGGCGGCGCACATCGGCATTGAACAGCTGATCGCCGTGCAGCGCCGCGTTTTGGGCGATTGGGCGGCTCGCATCGGGACGAAGCAAGAAGCGAAGCAGGAGGAGGGGACAGAGTGA
- a CDS encoding metallophosphoesterase family protein: MKAVVVSDSHGLSGELSAIVERHRHEADLFIHCGDSELSAQAAELAPFVVVRGNCDFAAFPNERTEEAEGLRFLITHGHLYGVKTSLLRLYYRAKETSAHVVCFGHSHLAGAEQIEGVLFINPGSIALPRGRKERTYAVLTAANGRATVEFYDTAGKPVPGLQQTFSI, from the coding sequence ATGAAAGCGGTCGTTGTAAGCGACAGCCACGGGCTCAGCGGCGAACTCTCCGCCATTGTCGAGCGCCATCGCCATGAAGCCGATCTGTTTATTCATTGCGGCGATTCCGAGCTGTCGGCTCAAGCGGCCGAACTTGCTCCATTTGTCGTCGTGCGCGGCAACTGCGATTTCGCGGCGTTTCCGAATGAGCGGACCGAGGAGGCGGAAGGCCTTCGCTTTCTCATCACGCACGGCCATTTGTACGGCGTCAAAACGTCGCTGCTGCGCCTCTACTACCGGGCGAAAGAAACGAGCGCCCATGTCGTTTGTTTCGGCCATTCCCACCTGGCTGGGGCCGAGCAAATCGAGGGGGTGCTGTTCATCAATCCCGGCAGCATCGCCTTGCCGCGCGGGAGAAAAGAAAGAACGTACGCGGTGCTGACCGCTGCAAACGGCCGGGCGACAGTGGAATTTTACGACACAGCAGGGAAGCCGGTCCCAGGCTTGCAACAAACGTTTTCCATCTAG
- a CDS encoding XTP/dITP diphosphatase — translation MNKIVIATKNAGKVREFAALFAKRGIDVKSLLDFPDVPDVEETGSTFAENARLKAEAISHRFGCPVIADDSGLVVDALGGRPGVYSARYAGEDKNDARNIAKLLHELEGVPMEQRTARFHCALAVAIPGRPTAVVEAACEGYIAEAPRGEGGFGYDPVFYLPEKGKTMAELTPEEKNEISHRAKALAKLDEQWDDIMGGEGRME, via the coding sequence GTGAACAAGATTGTGATCGCGACGAAAAATGCCGGAAAAGTGCGCGAATTTGCCGCTTTGTTTGCGAAGCGGGGCATCGACGTCAAATCGCTGCTTGATTTTCCGGACGTTCCGGACGTCGAGGAGACGGGAAGCACGTTTGCCGAAAACGCCCGGTTAAAAGCGGAAGCCATATCTCACCGTTTCGGCTGCCCGGTGATCGCCGATGATTCGGGGCTGGTGGTCGATGCGCTCGGCGGCCGGCCGGGCGTCTATTCAGCCCGCTATGCCGGTGAAGACAAAAACGATGCGCGCAACATCGCGAAGCTGCTTCACGAGTTGGAAGGCGTGCCGATGGAACAGCGCACCGCCCGGTTTCATTGCGCACTGGCGGTCGCCATCCCCGGGCGGCCGACGGCCGTTGTGGAGGCGGCGTGCGAAGGGTACATCGCCGAAGCGCCGCGGGGAGAAGGCGGTTTTGGCTATGACCCCGTCTTTTATCTTCCGGAAAAGGGGAAGACGATGGCGGAACTCACCCCGGAAGAGAAAAATGAGATCAGCCACCGGGCGAAGGCGCTGGCCAAGCTTGACGAGCAATGGGATGACATCATGGGAGGGGAGGGACGGATGGAATGA